A genomic region of Rhodococcus pyridinivorans contains the following coding sequences:
- a CDS encoding benzaldehyde dehydrogenase — MALLDEALWTGKIHLDGWRPGNGGTTKVTNPSTGEQIAEIGLADPDDVYAAARAAAAAQKSWAATAPSERAEILRRAGEKFREHADELIGWGLRETGSIPDKAAMEVFGSATECFEASALPTHPHGEYLPSDNGHWSIARRLPAGVVSVIAPFNFPLLLAMRSVAPALALGNAVLLKPDPRTTVIGGVAVARIFEEAGLPAGVLQVLPGGGDVGAATVDAPEVRVVSFTGSTAAGRHVGKAGAEHLKRTHLELGGNNAMIVLPGADVDLAAGVGAMGSFFHQGQICMTTGRHLVHESVYDDYVRALAAKADALVVGDPAGGPVHLGPIIDERQLANIDTIVQDTVAAGGTLAAGGTHEGLFYRPTVLTDLTTEMPAWGQEIFGPVAPVLKFSDPDEAVELANASEYGLSVSIVGDVGQAMKIADRIHSGKIHINEMTVADEANAPFGGVGASGTGSRFGGPAANIEAFTETQWVTVRPDIAPYPF, encoded by the coding sequence ATGGCCTTGCTCGACGAAGCCCTGTGGACGGGAAAGATCCATCTCGACGGCTGGCGCCCCGGCAACGGCGGCACCACGAAGGTCACCAACCCCTCGACCGGGGAACAAATCGCCGAGATCGGCCTGGCCGACCCCGATGACGTCTACGCCGCCGCCCGCGCTGCCGCCGCCGCACAGAAGTCCTGGGCCGCCACGGCGCCGTCCGAGCGTGCGGAGATCCTCCGTCGCGCCGGCGAGAAGTTCCGTGAGCACGCCGACGAACTCATCGGCTGGGGACTCCGCGAGACCGGGTCCATTCCGGACAAGGCCGCCATGGAGGTGTTCGGTTCCGCCACCGAGTGCTTCGAGGCGTCGGCGCTGCCCACCCATCCGCACGGTGAGTACCTGCCGTCGGACAACGGTCACTGGTCCATCGCGCGCCGCCTGCCCGCCGGCGTCGTCTCGGTGATCGCACCGTTCAACTTCCCGTTGCTGCTCGCGATGCGCTCGGTTGCCCCGGCTCTCGCCCTCGGCAATGCGGTGCTGCTCAAGCCGGATCCGCGGACCACCGTCATCGGTGGTGTCGCCGTGGCCCGGATCTTCGAGGAGGCCGGACTACCCGCCGGTGTGCTGCAGGTGCTGCCCGGTGGTGGTGACGTCGGCGCCGCAACCGTCGATGCTCCCGAGGTGCGGGTGGTCTCGTTCACCGGATCCACCGCCGCCGGACGCCACGTCGGCAAGGCCGGCGCGGAACATCTCAAGCGCACCCACCTCGAACTCGGCGGCAACAACGCGATGATCGTGCTCCCCGGCGCCGACGTCGATCTCGCTGCCGGTGTCGGAGCGATGGGATCGTTCTTCCACCAGGGCCAGATCTGCATGACCACCGGCCGGCACCTGGTGCACGAGTCCGTCTACGACGACTACGTGCGCGCCCTCGCCGCGAAGGCGGATGCGCTCGTCGTCGGCGATCCCGCAGGCGGCCCGGTTCACCTGGGCCCGATCATCGACGAGCGTCAGCTGGCGAACATCGACACGATCGTGCAGGACACCGTCGCCGCGGGCGGCACTCTCGCTGCCGGAGGCACGCACGAGGGGTTGTTCTACCGGCCCACCGTCCTGACCGATCTGACCACCGAGATGCCCGCCTGGGGCCAGGAGATCTTCGGTCCCGTCGCGCCGGTGCTGAAGTTCTCCGACCCGGACGAGGCCGTCGAACTGGCCAATGCGTCCGAGTACGGCCTGTCGGTGAGCATCGTCGGCGACGTGGGACAAGCGATGAAGATCGCCGACCGGATCCACTCGGGCAAGATCCACATCAACGAGATGACCGTCGCCGACGAGGCCAACGCTCCCTTCGGCGGGGTCGGGGCATCCGGTACCGGTTCCCGTTTCGGCGGTCCAGCCGCGAACATCGAGGCGTTCACCGAGACCCAGTGGGTCACGGTGCGTCCCGACATCGCGCCCTACCCGTTCTGA
- a CDS encoding class I SAM-dependent methyltransferase, which produces MHHHAHHAPHDHAHDESMAEVLDLDAAMNRPYFESLLDRVAGQLEREPRTVVDIGAGTGTGTLALARRFPHAQLVALDRSAGMLERLRKTAAYNGFGDRIRTVEADLDAGLPAVGAIDLAWAALSLHHIEDPDATLRQLAEAMAPGGTVVVTEMESQPRFLPDDIGIGTPGLEARCHEAAASRGWNRWPDWSDNLRRAGFGMVEMRRDELGADVDDTARRYAHAVLSRMRTGLDNAVSDEDLDTLDRLVGDGPDSVLHRADLVVRGSRTVWIAQAIKEENR; this is translated from the coding sequence ATGCACCACCACGCCCACCACGCACCGCACGACCACGCGCACGACGAGTCGATGGCCGAGGTGCTCGACCTCGACGCCGCGATGAACCGGCCCTACTTCGAGTCGTTGCTCGACCGGGTCGCCGGACAGCTCGAGCGCGAACCGCGCACCGTCGTCGACATCGGCGCCGGCACAGGAACAGGCACACTCGCCCTGGCGCGCCGGTTCCCCCACGCGCAGCTCGTCGCTCTCGACCGGTCCGCCGGGATGCTCGAACGACTCCGGAAGACCGCCGCGTACAACGGGTTCGGTGATCGGATCCGGACCGTCGAGGCCGACCTCGATGCAGGACTTCCGGCCGTCGGTGCGATCGACCTCGCCTGGGCGGCGCTGTCCCTGCACCACATCGAGGATCCGGATGCAACGCTCCGGCAACTCGCCGAGGCGATGGCACCCGGGGGGACGGTGGTCGTCACCGAGATGGAGTCGCAACCACGATTCCTGCCCGACGACATCGGTATCGGTACACCGGGACTCGAAGCGAGATGTCACGAGGCCGCGGCGTCCCGAGGGTGGAACAGGTGGCCCGACTGGAGCGACAACCTGCGTCGCGCCGGGTTCGGGATGGTCGAGATGCGCCGCGACGAACTCGGTGCCGACGTCGACGACACCGCACGCCGATACGCCCACGCGGTGCTGAGCCGGATGCGGACCGGCCTCGACAACGCCGTGTCCGACGAGGATCTCGACACGCTCGATCGACTCGTCGGCGACGGTCCCGACTCGGTGCTGCACCGGGCAGATCTGGTGGTGCGTGGATCCCGAACCGTGTGGATCGCACAGGCAATCAAGGAGGAGAACCGATGA
- a CDS encoding helix-turn-helix domain-containing protein, with translation MVRLPLTPEQLAAGKRLGGRLRDARGSRTLTEVAQAADISPETLRKIETGRLATPAFATIAALARVLPVSLDDLAELTLPCDDLQQTG, from the coding sequence ATGGTGCGACTCCCCCTGACCCCGGAACAGCTGGCCGCCGGCAAACGCCTGGGTGGACGGCTGCGCGATGCCCGAGGCAGCAGGACGCTCACCGAGGTGGCTCAGGCCGCCGACATCTCGCCGGAGACCCTTCGGAAGATCGAGACCGGACGACTGGCGACGCCGGCCTTCGCGACGATCGCCGCCCTCGCACGGGTGCTGCCCGTCTCCCTCGACGATCTGGCCGAACTGACCCTTCCCTGTGACGACCTGCAGCAAACCGGGTGA
- the map gene encoding type I methionyl aminopeptidase yields MLELKTPGEIAAMDVTGTFIAELLDDLTGRARPGVNLLDLEQRARDMIEERGAVSCYWDYAPSFGSGPFRNVICLSVNDAVLHGLPHDYELRDGDLLSMDIAVSIDGWVADSARSIIVGAERPEDRHLVEATEVALAAGIAVALPGNRLGDISAAIGAVAAEYGYPVNTEFGGHGLGRTMHEDPHVANAGRKGRGLVLRPGLTLALEPWFAAGTDKIVYAPDGWTIRSADGSRTAHSEHTIAITEGEPLVLTKRERVTE; encoded by the coding sequence GTGTTGGAACTGAAGACCCCCGGTGAGATCGCGGCAATGGATGTGACCGGTACGTTCATCGCCGAGTTGCTCGACGACCTGACGGGCCGCGCCCGTCCCGGCGTGAACCTGCTCGACCTCGAACAGCGCGCACGGGACATGATCGAGGAACGTGGCGCGGTATCGTGCTACTGGGATTACGCGCCGTCGTTCGGGAGCGGACCGTTCCGCAACGTCATCTGCCTGTCCGTCAACGACGCAGTGCTGCACGGACTCCCGCACGACTACGAGCTCCGGGACGGCGACCTGCTCAGCATGGACATCGCGGTCTCGATCGACGGCTGGGTCGCCGATTCGGCGCGCAGCATCATCGTCGGCGCGGAGCGTCCCGAGGACCGGCATCTCGTCGAGGCGACCGAGGTGGCGCTGGCCGCGGGTATCGCCGTCGCGCTCCCCGGCAACCGCCTGGGCGACATCTCCGCGGCGATCGGCGCCGTCGCCGCCGAGTACGGCTATCCCGTCAACACCGAATTCGGTGGTCACGGTCTCGGCCGCACCATGCACGAGGATCCGCACGTGGCGAACGCCGGGCGTAAGGGGCGTGGGCTCGTGCTGCGTCCCGGCTTGACGCTCGCCCTCGAACCGTGGTTCGCGGCGGGGACGGACAAGATCGTCTACGCCCCGGACGGCTGGACCATCCGCTCCGCCGACGGCTCGCGTACCGCGCACAGCGAACACACGATCGCGATCACCGAAGGTGAACCGCTGGTGCTGACGAAACGGGAGCGCGTCACCGAATAG
- a CDS encoding type 1 glutamine amidotransferase domain-containing protein has product MTRILFVVSSADHWTLQDGTRHPTGFWAEELVEPYTVFDEAGYDITVATPGGRTPVVDQASLEPDAAGGEDRVAELKSSLEKLQPVLTGAAVLEDQRAEDFDLLFVPGGHAPMEDLAVDERFGELVRHFVEADKVVAMVCHAPAALLPAHESGGRWLFEGYSLTAFTNVEEVQAGLADKAPWLLQDRLQEAGAVFSSTDAWQPHVVVDRVLYTGQNPASSRPLAERIVAEIPARATS; this is encoded by the coding sequence ATGACCCGCATCCTGTTCGTCGTCAGCTCCGCCGATCATTGGACATTGCAGGACGGCACCCGCCATCCCACGGGCTTCTGGGCGGAGGAACTCGTCGAGCCGTACACCGTCTTCGACGAAGCCGGCTACGACATCACCGTTGCCACTCCGGGCGGCCGCACGCCCGTCGTGGACCAGGCCAGCCTCGAACCCGACGCCGCAGGCGGTGAGGACCGCGTGGCCGAGTTGAAGTCGTCGCTCGAGAAGCTGCAGCCGGTGCTCACCGGTGCGGCGGTGCTCGAGGACCAGCGAGCCGAGGACTTCGACCTGCTGTTCGTGCCCGGTGGCCACGCCCCGATGGAGGATCTGGCTGTCGACGAGCGGTTCGGTGAACTCGTCCGGCACTTCGTCGAGGCCGACAAAGTGGTCGCGATGGTGTGCCACGCCCCGGCTGCCCTGCTTCCCGCCCACGAGTCCGGCGGTCGCTGGTTGTTCGAGGGTTACAGCCTGACTGCGTTCACGAACGTCGAGGAGGTCCAGGCGGGACTGGCCGACAAGGCACCCTGGTTGCTGCAGGACCGCCTGCAGGAGGCCGGGGCCGTCTTCTCGTCCACGGACGCCTGGCAGCCGCACGTGGTGGTCGACCGCGTCCTGTACACGGGTCAGAACCCGGCCTCCTCGCGGCCGCTCGCCGAACGCATCGTCGCTGAGATCCCCGCGCGCGCTACGTCGTGA
- a CDS encoding helix-turn-helix domain-containing protein produces MEQESSDLDQLIRQRIRSLRLARGWTLDTLAGRCHISPSNLSRIETGRRRIALDQLVPIARALDTTIDQLVESGEDQDVVIRPQACDTPGYTTWLLSRERSLGGVTIAKMRITKQEPVPADTLPVHPGHEWFTVLTGTARLQLGERTILIQEGNAAEFSTMTPHAISAHDGPVEILTILDQNGERAHLRNPASH; encoded by the coding sequence ATGGAGCAAGAATCGTCCGATCTGGACCAACTCATCCGTCAGCGCATCCGCAGCCTGCGGCTCGCGCGGGGGTGGACCCTCGACACTCTCGCAGGCCGGTGCCACATCAGCCCGTCCAACCTGAGCCGCATCGAGACGGGCCGTCGCAGGATCGCACTCGACCAGCTCGTTCCCATCGCGCGGGCACTCGACACCACGATCGACCAGCTCGTCGAATCCGGCGAGGACCAGGACGTGGTGATCAGGCCCCAGGCGTGCGACACCCCGGGGTACACGACCTGGCTATTGTCGCGGGAACGATCACTGGGCGGCGTCACCATCGCCAAGATGCGGATCACGAAGCAGGAGCCGGTGCCGGCCGACACGCTCCCCGTGCACCCGGGGCACGAATGGTTCACCGTCCTGACCGGCACCGCCCGGCTCCAACTCGGCGAACGGACGATCCTCATCCAGGAGGGCAACGCAGCCGAGTTCTCGACGATGACACCGCACGCCATCAGCGCGCACGACGGACCGGTGGAGATCCTCACGATCCTCGATCAGAACGGGGAGCGTGCGCACCTGCGCAACCCCGCATCGCACTGA
- a CDS encoding MFS transporter, which translates to MTAPARLGIPTGTLALLAALYFAQGLPYGFFTQALPVVLRESGFSLIAISATGVLFAPWALKFLWAPYVDHYGTRRQWLLSLQLAASAVSLILACLDLSSTLRWLLVGIAVVNALSATQDVATDGLAVQLLGPTQRGLGNGIQVGAYRIGMIVGGGALLWVFSLAGWRSLFLAMAFLLVLTTIPVWRLPRTERRATTDREPRSATRMTVAWWTRLHRPGMLAFILLIGGFKFGDSMGSAMVGPFMSDSGLTLGQIALVKGVLSSAGALGGAALGGWLCFRRGRRQALLIGGVTQTASLALYVVASLGYGGFGLIVSASLAEHVLGGAATVAVFTLMMDAADRDHAGSDYTLLACAIVVVQGIAGFTAGVVGDVFGYPALFGTSLVLSGIGCAVLLLALDRGIGPSGVHGVWQSGAGRAASRPR; encoded by the coding sequence ATGACTGCACCGGCCCGGCTCGGCATCCCGACCGGCACGCTCGCGCTGCTGGCTGCTCTGTACTTCGCGCAGGGCCTGCCGTACGGGTTCTTCACCCAGGCGCTTCCGGTGGTGCTCCGCGAGTCCGGCTTCTCGCTGATCGCGATCAGCGCGACGGGTGTGCTGTTCGCACCGTGGGCGCTGAAGTTCCTGTGGGCGCCGTACGTCGACCACTACGGAACGCGGCGGCAGTGGTTGCTCTCGCTCCAGCTCGCGGCGTCGGCGGTGTCGTTGATCCTGGCGTGCCTCGACCTGTCGTCGACGCTGCGGTGGCTGCTCGTCGGCATCGCGGTGGTCAACGCCCTCTCGGCAACGCAGGACGTCGCGACCGACGGTCTGGCCGTGCAACTGCTCGGACCGACACAGCGCGGGCTGGGGAACGGCATCCAGGTCGGCGCGTATCGCATCGGCATGATCGTCGGCGGAGGAGCGCTGCTGTGGGTGTTCTCCCTCGCGGGTTGGCGCAGCCTGTTCCTCGCGATGGCGTTCCTGCTGGTGCTGACGACGATCCCGGTGTGGCGACTGCCGCGCACGGAGCGACGAGCCACGACGGATCGGGAACCGCGAAGCGCGACCCGCATGACGGTCGCGTGGTGGACGCGTCTGCACCGCCCCGGGATGCTCGCGTTCATCCTGCTCATCGGCGGCTTCAAGTTCGGTGACTCGATGGGCTCGGCGATGGTCGGTCCGTTCATGTCCGACTCGGGACTCACCCTCGGGCAGATCGCGCTGGTCAAGGGTGTGCTGTCCTCGGCAGGCGCTCTCGGCGGTGCCGCCCTCGGTGGGTGGCTGTGCTTCCGTCGCGGTCGTCGGCAAGCCCTGCTGATCGGTGGCGTGACCCAGACGGCGAGCCTCGCCTTGTACGTCGTCGCGTCGCTCGGCTACGGCGGGTTCGGGCTCATCGTCTCCGCGAGCCTGGCCGAACACGTCCTCGGCGGTGCCGCGACGGTCGCGGTGTTCACGCTCATGATGGACGCCGCGGACAGGGACCACGCCGGCAGCGACTACACCCTGCTCGCGTGCGCGATCGTCGTGGTGCAGGGCATCGCGGGCTTCACCGCCGGTGTGGTCGGAGACGTGTTCGGTTATCCCGCGCTGTTCGGCACGAGCCTGGTGCTGTCGGGAATCGGATGTGCCGTCCTGCTGCTCGCTCTTGATCGAGGCATCGGGCCGAGCGGGGTGCACGGTGTGTGGCAGAGCGGCGCGGGGCGGGCGGCCTCGCGTCCCCGGTGA
- a CDS encoding FBP domain-containing protein — protein sequence MDPLTERDIRTSFVNCSKGDAKRLPVPRDLDDRPWDELDFLGWTDPSFPGRGYIVVPRDGELVGVAMRFEQQGSGKTQMCTICFTTHTRGGIALMTANKVGDAGRAGNAVGTYMCIDLQCSLYARGKKKPALGSRYREDLEPEEKTERVRENLGAFVDRLYA from the coding sequence ATGGACCCGCTCACCGAACGGGACATTCGAACATCCTTCGTCAACTGCTCCAAGGGTGATGCGAAGCGGCTTCCGGTGCCGCGCGATCTCGACGACCGGCCGTGGGACGAACTCGACTTCCTCGGCTGGACCGACCCGTCGTTCCCCGGTCGCGGCTACATCGTGGTCCCCCGCGACGGCGAACTCGTGGGTGTCGCCATGCGGTTCGAACAGCAGGGCTCGGGCAAGACGCAGATGTGCACGATCTGCTTCACCACCCACACCCGGGGTGGCATCGCTTTGATGACGGCGAACAAGGTCGGCGATGCGGGTCGAGCGGGCAACGCGGTCGGAACCTACATGTGCATCGACCTGCAGTGCTCGCTGTACGCGCGCGGCAAGAAGAAGCCCGCACTGGGCAGCCGGTACCGCGAGGATCTCGAGCCGGAGGAGAAGACCGAGCGCGTCCGCGAGAATCTCGGCGCGTTCGTCGATCGCCTGTACGCCTGA
- a CDS encoding NAD(P)/FAD-dependent oxidoreductase, with amino-acid sequence MNTQENPTQDGYDVVVIGGGSAGLSAATALARSRRSVLVVDAGEPRNAPAAAAHNVIGHEGIAPTELLALGRKEAAGYGAEILSARAESARRSDTGFEIGLSGGTTVQARRLILATGLVDELPDLPGVRELWGKSVLHCPYCHGWEVRDRRVGVISSGPMSVHQTLLFRQLSDDVAFFTHSAPALESEARDQLEARDVRIVDGTVAELRADGEEVRAVVLEDGTEVEVDAVVVAPRFVARADLYEQLGGTVTDHPVGTLIETDPTGKTALPGVWAAGNSADLSAVVVVAAGAGVMTGAAVNADLIAEETAAAVEERAARGLTFAE; translated from the coding sequence ATGAACACCCAGGAGAACCCCACACAGGACGGTTACGACGTCGTCGTGATCGGCGGCGGCTCCGCCGGACTGAGTGCCGCCACAGCGCTGGCACGCTCACGCCGCTCGGTGCTTGTCGTCGATGCCGGAGAACCGCGCAACGCCCCTGCCGCGGCCGCGCACAACGTGATCGGACACGAAGGCATCGCGCCGACCGAACTGCTGGCTCTCGGACGGAAGGAGGCCGCCGGATACGGCGCCGAAATCCTGTCCGCACGAGCAGAATCCGCTCGTCGCAGCGACACGGGATTCGAGATCGGTCTCTCCGGCGGCACCACCGTGCAGGCACGTCGACTGATCCTCGCGACGGGACTGGTCGACGAGCTGCCCGACCTGCCCGGAGTCCGCGAACTGTGGGGGAAGAGTGTCCTGCACTGCCCGTACTGCCACGGCTGGGAGGTTCGGGACCGGCGCGTCGGCGTGATCTCGTCGGGGCCGATGAGCGTGCACCAGACCCTGTTGTTCCGTCAGCTCAGCGACGACGTCGCCTTCTTCACCCACTCGGCGCCCGCCCTGGAGAGCGAGGCCCGCGACCAGCTCGAGGCGCGCGACGTGCGGATCGTCGACGGCACCGTCGCGGAACTGCGAGCGGACGGCGAGGAGGTCCGTGCCGTGGTGCTCGAGGACGGCACCGAGGTCGAGGTCGACGCCGTGGTGGTCGCACCGCGTTTCGTCGCCCGCGCCGACCTGTACGAGCAGCTCGGCGGAACGGTCACCGACCATCCCGTGGGGACCCTCATCGAGACCGATCCGACGGGGAAGACCGCTCTGCCCGGCGTATGGGCGGCGGGCAACTCCGCCGACCTCTCCGCGGTGGTCGTGGTCGCTGCAGGCGCCGGCGTGATGACAGGGGCGGCCGTGAACGCCGACCTGATCGCGGAGGAGACGGCCGCGGCGGTGGAGGAACGAGCCGCCCGCGGACTCACCTTCGCCGAATAG
- a CDS encoding FmdB family zinc ribbon protein: MQMPLYEFRCADCGPFDVSVPMSEVSASAPCPRCEQQSRRSLTPPRLGRGDSAAMRLHDATARTASEPDVVSGSLPGVSRRPSRPVTTDPRHRTLPRP; encoded by the coding sequence ATGCAGATGCCGCTGTACGAGTTCCGATGTGCCGACTGCGGGCCCTTCGACGTCTCCGTTCCCATGAGCGAAGTCTCCGCATCGGCTCCGTGCCCGCGGTGCGAGCAACAGTCTCGTCGCTCTCTCACCCCACCGCGTCTCGGTCGGGGAGATTCGGCAGCGATGCGCCTGCACGACGCGACGGCCCGTACCGCTTCCGAGCCCGACGTCGTCTCGGGTTCCCTCCCAGGCGTGTCGAGGCGTCCGTCGCGGCCGGTCACGACCGATCCCCGACATCGAACGTTGCCCCGCCCGTGA
- a CDS encoding alpha/beta hydrolase: protein MSEGSTDRAPRRRVGRWILIVFVVVLVGVAAAFVLTPVPGSLVVRKVFERDAREQTAKLAVDAPETDFVADLHYREDDPDAYLDVYTPPGTTEALPTIVWTHGGAWLSGNRTNYAGYYRRLAAAGFTVVSVGYSLAPGHRYPTPVRQLVDAQRYLLEHADELHIDTERIVLAGDSAGAQLSAQIAAAITDPDYAATLGVDPAFTRENVRGGVLNCGIYDVSAIGGSGGLTGWGVEQAMWAYTGAREFATSDAAGQMSVLNSVTENFPATYISGGNADPLTATQSERLAQRLTGLGVQVDALFYPDDHTPELAHEYQFDLSTPDARAALERTIDFVRKVTT, encoded by the coding sequence GTGTCGGAGGGCAGTACGGACAGAGCGCCGCGTCGGCGCGTCGGTCGATGGATCCTGATCGTCTTCGTCGTGGTGCTCGTCGGCGTGGCGGCGGCGTTCGTCCTCACCCCTGTGCCGGGATCACTGGTGGTGCGGAAGGTGTTCGAACGCGACGCGCGGGAGCAGACCGCGAAGCTCGCGGTGGACGCTCCGGAGACGGACTTCGTCGCCGACCTCCACTATCGGGAGGACGACCCGGACGCCTATCTCGACGTGTACACACCGCCGGGGACCACCGAGGCGCTGCCGACGATCGTGTGGACGCACGGTGGCGCGTGGTTGTCGGGTAACCGCACCAACTACGCGGGCTACTACAGGCGTCTCGCGGCCGCCGGATTCACCGTGGTGTCGGTCGGCTACTCGCTCGCACCGGGCCACCGCTATCCGACCCCGGTGCGGCAACTCGTCGATGCACAGCGCTACTTGCTCGAGCACGCCGACGAACTGCACATCGACACCGAGCGGATCGTGCTCGCCGGTGACTCGGCCGGGGCGCAACTGTCCGCGCAGATCGCCGCGGCGATCACCGACCCCGACTACGCCGCGACCCTCGGTGTCGACCCGGCGTTCACTCGGGAGAACGTTCGCGGTGGCGTGCTCAACTGCGGCATCTACGACGTGTCCGCGATCGGTGGGAGCGGCGGGCTGACCGGATGGGGCGTGGAGCAGGCGATGTGGGCCTACACCGGCGCCCGGGAGTTCGCCACTTCGGATGCGGCGGGCCAGATGTCGGTATTGAACTCGGTCACCGAGAACTTCCCGGCCACCTACATCTCCGGTGGCAACGCCGATCCGCTCACCGCCACCCAGTCCGAGAGGCTCGCGCAGCGGCTCACCGGACTGGGTGTGCAGGTGGATGCGTTGTTCTATCCGGACGACCACACACCGGAACTGGCACACGAGTACCAGTTCGATCTGTCGACACCGGATGCGCGTGCCGCGCTCGAGCGGACGATCGATTTCGTCCGCAAGGTCACGACGTAG
- the fmdA gene encoding formamidase, whose protein sequence is MPDVVFPLDSTRRFTDQDKIGHNRWHPDIPPVAMLKPGDSFRVHCREWFDGEIHNDDSADDIRNAPLHIVHALSGPFAVEGAKPGDLLIVDILDLGPIPQEDSGPLAGQGWGYTGIFAKTNGGGFLTDQFPDAYKAIWDFSGQKATSRHVPHVSFTGIVHPGLMGTAPSHELLSTWNTREAALIATDPDREPALALPPEPNGAILGSLSGADFDRVAAEAARTAPPRENGGNQDIKNLTKGSRIFYPVFVDGANLSVGDLHFSQGDGEITFCGAIEMGGFIDLRVDLIPGGMETYGVSENAIFMPGNTDPQYSEWLAFSGTSVTLDGEQRYLDSQLAYQRACLHAIDYLTKFGYSPEQAYLLLGAAPIEGRLSGVVDIPNSCATVYLPTAIFDFPVAPTASGPVTIDPGIGAPRSSA, encoded by the coding sequence GTGCCCGACGTCGTGTTCCCCCTCGATTCGACCCGCCGGTTCACCGATCAGGACAAGATCGGCCACAACCGTTGGCACCCGGACATCCCGCCCGTCGCGATGCTGAAACCGGGGGATTCCTTCCGCGTGCACTGCCGCGAATGGTTCGACGGCGAGATCCACAACGACGACTCCGCCGACGACATCCGCAATGCCCCGCTGCACATCGTGCACGCGTTGTCGGGACCGTTCGCAGTGGAGGGTGCCAAGCCCGGCGACCTGCTGATCGTCGACATCCTCGACCTCGGCCCGATTCCGCAGGAGGACTCGGGTCCGCTCGCCGGGCAGGGCTGGGGCTACACGGGCATCTTCGCGAAGACGAACGGCGGGGGATTCCTCACCGACCAGTTCCCCGACGCCTACAAGGCGATCTGGGACTTCTCCGGGCAGAAAGCGACGAGCCGCCACGTGCCCCACGTGTCGTTCACCGGCATCGTGCATCCCGGCCTGATGGGCACGGCGCCGTCGCACGAACTGCTGTCGACGTGGAACACTCGGGAAGCTGCTTTGATCGCGACGGATCCCGACCGCGAGCCGGCGCTGGCGCTGCCGCCCGAGCCGAACGGCGCGATTCTCGGCAGCCTGTCGGGCGCCGATTTCGACCGGGTCGCGGCCGAAGCGGCGCGCACCGCTCCACCGCGGGAGAACGGCGGCAACCAGGACATCAAGAACCTCACGAAGGGAAGCCGGATCTTCTATCCGGTCTTCGTCGACGGCGCGAATCTGTCGGTCGGCGACCTGCACTTCTCGCAGGGTGACGGCGAGATCACCTTCTGCGGTGCCATCGAAATGGGCGGGTTCATCGACCTGCGCGTCGATCTGATCCCCGGCGGTATGGAGACCTATGGGGTGAGCGAGAACGCCATCTTCATGCCGGGCAACACCGACCCGCAGTATTCCGAGTGGCTCGCGTTCTCCGGCACGTCCGTGACGCTCGACGGCGAACAGCGGTATCTGGATTCGCAATTGGCGTACCAGCGGGCGTGTCTGCACGCCATCGACTATCTGACGAAATTCGGATACAGCCCCGAGCAGGCGTATCTCCTGCTCGGGGCCGCACCCATCGAGGGACGTTTGTCGGGTGTCGTGGACATCCCGAATTCGTGTGCCACGGTGTATCTTCCGACGGCGATCTTCGACTTCCCGGTCGCGCCCACCGCATCCGGTCCGGTGACGATCGATCCGGGTATCGGAGCACCGCGTTCGTCGGCGTGA
- a CDS encoding DUF2505 domain-containing protein, whose amino-acid sequence MSKEFVFTSTLDHSVERVHGALTSEDFWNSRLAASQTGVAQLEVGSGPGTFRAKVSDQIDTSALPAVVRGVVRGPLIIERTDEWGGLEDGTAQGTLAGSTSGLPITIAAHSELRGNADGGTEIEVRGEATVKVPVVGGQIEGLIVQLVENIVQNDRIDLDKWLTEN is encoded by the coding sequence ATGTCCAAGGAATTCGTTTTCACGTCTACGCTCGACCACAGCGTCGAACGCGTCCACGGCGCTTTGACCAGCGAGGACTTCTGGAACAGCCGACTGGCTGCGAGCCAGACCGGCGTGGCGCAGCTCGAGGTCGGCTCCGGTCCCGGGACCTTCCGCGCGAAGGTCTCCGACCAGATCGACACCTCCGCGCTGCCCGCGGTCGTCCGGGGCGTGGTGCGAGGACCTCTGATCATCGAGCGCACCGACGAATGGGGCGGACTCGAGGACGGTACGGCGCAGGGAACCCTCGCCGGCAGCACGTCGGGGCTGCCGATCACGATCGCGGCCCATTCGGAGCTTCGTGGCAACGCGGACGGCGGTACCGAGATCGAGGTGCGTGGCGAGGCCACCGTCAAGGTTCCCGTCGTCGGTGGGCAGATCGAGGGCCTCATCGTCCAGCTCGTCGAGAACATCGTCCAGAACGATCGGATCGACCTCGACAAGTGGCTCACGGAGAACTGA